TTCTGCCACAACATTGTCTTTTACCTACGACATGCGAACCACTATTAGTTGGTtaaggaaaataaaagaaatggtagtggtaactttaattaataaacataacatatcCATATTCGTATGTTCATGAAATTTCGAGACATGCATGACTACGAGATCCAGAGTTTGCATAAAAGACAGAACACTAAAGGGGTGCTGGTTTACAAGTGCAATTGCTTCATTTTGCATCGCCAGATTCCTTGTCAACTTTTCGTTATCATTTTCGTAATTAGATTCGAACTCCTCTTCAATGTCGTTATCTTCTTTTCAATTTATACTCCAAATTCATTAATATTGATCTCCTCGTCAACCGTGTTTAATCTTATATGTTGTTCAAACTTAATGTACAATTTGATCATCGACCTGTGAAAtcgaattttttaataaatataaaacatctACTGCATACATGTGTTATCAGTGATagatattatttaaaattgtatcaacccattaaatatttatacaaaatttttatataaaatattattcatcttctttaaaatataattttctatattcTGACCTAGACAATTTTATAACTCTATAAAATTCACCGTGCATGGAATAGGGGTCAAATGTTCTTTGTCATTTCTAGACTATACAACTGTAATTTAGGAAAAGTGGGCCACACAAAAGTGTGGTCCCTGACCTAATTAATCATCATGGTCATTGGTCCATGTAGATTCAACTTACCGCTACTTTTCACAAACCGGGGGCAGGGCGGCGCAAAACAGAGGAGGACAGATAAGTAAATTGCGGTTCATTAAACTTaacctttttcttatattttatgATTGATTATTCCAATTATTTTATCAACTAATATTTTTCTAGGTAGTGGTGGAATTAGGACATGTCTTGAATTTCTTGCTTGCTAAAGCATGTAGTCACTAGTTAAGTTTTTCTGAAATAATAAAACTAAGGAATAGAAACAAACTTTTTAAGCTCTCaatatatttatatctttttttaaagattttaaaaatgatGAGGCACATGCTATTATAAAAATCTTCTCCATATTTATTTCTTCCGTTTCAAAAAGGATGAGACGATAAAGATTGATCAGCCAGGATTGGTTACTAATTAACACGAAGGATCACACGGCTAATGTGATATACTAGAAATATATGCATAGCTAACTAGCTTACGACTAAACACGCACgccaaatttaaaaagaaaatcggCTGGAAAATGAATGAGTAACGAAATAGTAGCCTTAAGCCTAGCTTACGCCACACAATACGTTCATTGACCCAGCTCCGATAACGTTGAATCATGAATGAGACTTTGGTCTTATATGAATATCTAGTATTATTGAAGTTATGGACTAATGTTTCAAGTTAATTAAACGCATATATGGGTGAAGCAGAGGGGACGAAAGGGAGTTGGCATGAAAGGAACGGTGGTGCATATGTGAATTGCGATTCGTAGAAGAAATGGATCTTCTCTAGTTTTTTTaacacttttatatttttatttgtggtAAGGGCGAAAATAGTAATGAAAGCAAGAGTTCTTTTATAAAAACATgagaatttaactaaaaaaagataattttaaagatcttgatgaaactaaaaaatataagtatttataaattaaatacaaaaattgttatggattaaattataaaaaattttttaaataaaaaataaatatttgtgcacactataaaatataatttcttacttttaattttataaataagataaaaaataaataaaaaaataaaattaaacacttaataatatttaatttttttttttttttgcaaactgAAAAGAATTCACTTCCATTAGTAGACGTCTCTATCCGCACTCTCTCAAAAAAACGCCCACAAAAGTGGGAAGGACCAAGAATCTAGTCTTGCAAGATTCTTGCCCTCCCATTATGGCCCACTAACACTGTCAAACCACAACTTGTTTACTTGTTTTTTTGCCTTCCAATCGATTCTCTGTCTTTCACcgtcttcttattttctttctactTAATTTGTATATGCTTTTAGAAGTGAAATATCGTTTTCTCCTCGGATATAGTGTCCCAATTTGTTATTGGCCAATtgtattttaaaagaattaaaataataaaaaataatttactctcctcaaattatattaaaaaaaatttaaaattaatagaatttattattttttattaatatttttatttattattttaattttttaatataataatttaataacatattttaaataattcacgcttttaaatattattaattaaatattagataaaaataataaatttattgactttttaatatcttttatatttaaatataaaaaattataatttattgttgGAACATTAACTTTTTACAATTTGTCCCGAACGAATTCTATTTGTgtccatatttttaaaaattactaataatgTCAATTTTTTGGAAATCTACCTTCCAACATCTCATATGAATTTTTTCCCCGGCTGCCCCTCATCTTTTAATATCTAAAACAACGTTCTATATacatttgataatatttttagtatatatgtaatatttttgttattttcaaacatattattttaaaatttacttttataaaaaataacaacctaattaaaaaattagtataataattcataaaataaataacatgattGAAAGGTTAGTacatgaataaataattttaaaaaattgatattctagtaataagtaataactaataagtatGGAAACAGTCGAAGATGGGTAATTAGCTCCCTTTTGattctttatattttaaattattctcttaattttaatcaatgaaaaatataatacaattgctaatttaaaaattattaaaaaaaactcaGTGCGAGGGATCAGGATCTCACGTCAAAAAGACTATTTGTCTGCAAGGAAAATGACTATTTGATTTAATCAAATGGTACGTACTAATTTTCTGGTGATAATTACATTACTTGGTCACATCTCCTTTTCTCTTTGAAAACAATTTAATTCACTGCCACAAACAATGGGTGAATTGGACCTAAAGGCATCATGGCgtcacatatattttatattttactttttcatTAGCCGGTTGAATGATTACGTTCATTTTAAAAGGTAAATGATATTTGATTATTTGCACGCTAAAAGGGTGTTTATTTaagtactattattattattattgttattaaaattaatattacatGCATGCAGTAAATATTTgcgtatttaatattttcaccACTGGAGAGGCGACCCATGTAGTGCTGAATCTGTACCAAAAAAGCAGGTGAATCTTTGAGGAATATACCTATGAGCGGGGTTCATAGGAATAGGAGCAGTACCATAACTTTATGCGGAGGAAACAAAGACACGTTGTTCTGCTCCCTTGGAAATAAAGGAGCACAAACCTATGAAGGCGATGGAACCTACTCACTACTGTGTAAGATTATATATCCGTGCAATTCAAGGCAAGCCAATAGCATTTCGAATCAAACGTCACTCCATTTCTTTACTGTTTCCTCATGCAACCAATCCATCTATTCTCAGCCCACCTGGGCTTTTACTCTTCTTTTTTGAGTTTTTTCATGTGTTACTAGGCCATGGATCATGCTTTACTGGGCTGAGGAGTGAGCACAGTTTTATCATTCAAGGGCCTTAGACGTGATGGGCTAAAAAAACCATAGTCCAAGGAGAAAAGAGTAAACAGCAATAAGGCATTAAGGCTTCAACTAGGAAAGTGTGTCTGGCTTATCCATTTGTGCATATACCAGTTAAGGGGTTAAAAAGATCATAGAAGTGTTAACTCACTTCACTTTCATCTTTCAATTAAATAGCCAAATTCTTCATTCATTATAAGTAGTTTTGCGGTAAGATACAGATGCCATGCTACTATGCTATATATATAGAAGGTAACAAGTTCTAATTAAGCACTAGTTAGGTAAATGTATAGCCTAACCAATTGATACATGAGAGCTTCTTTGAATGCCAAATGAGAATGACAATGTGCAATGGACCAAGTGTAGGATCCCGTTTTCTTGAATATCTTAAACTGTCACCCCATTGTAATAATGTTAGCATAATATTATACTACTACGTAGCTTGAATTTGAGGTTTACAAAATTAGGTACCATTAGAATATTGTttattggaatttttatttttggacataaaccttattttgtttatttaataagaTTTTAGCTTACAGGAacttaaaaatacatattaaaattactaattaaaaaatatttttataaaaatataaaatttaaatttttaatatgcttattatatatttattaaaataaaaatatttaaaaatttttactaacAATAATCTTAATATATACCATAAGGTAGTTAAACTCACTAAATAATCATGGTGTGGATTCaaccaatagaaaaaaaaaattatgttgagctgctgtttatttttgtttttaagagTTGGGATAGGGTGTTTACGAGTCGGATTTAATCAAATCTGGACtcgattttaaaaaattacaggATCTATTTTGATCCAATTTAAAAATAACTTGAAATAAACTAGATAGATCCGatataaaattagtatatataatttgtaaattttatatactaaagtaataaaattttataatgtcaAGATAAGATCAACGTAATTTCAAAAGATTTATATTCTCGTAATATTATTacgaataaaaatactaataagtaataaatttAGTCAATTATAAAATTTGGTTTGGCCTAAAACctattaaaagatatgattgtttTAAAAAGGTAATGAATAACTAAACAAGGAAAataatagatattaaaaatactaaataataaaaatttatagatgtaattaaaaaaattaatctaatagATGAAAATACTTCAATATCATAAATCACACAGATTCAAATCATCACTTCAATtcaatatatatagttattagttctttttatttttttggtcttgtcaattcaatatatatagtttttttttgggTATTGATTCAATATATATTGTTGGTAGTTAATGCAAACCTCCATTCTCCTCCCTGTCAAAGGTTGAGGTATCATTGTTCGGCCTTGCCCGGTTTCAGGATAGTGATTACCTAACAACACACATAGCCCAAGCCCACTAACCtgtttttgtgaaaaaaaaaacacttggAGGTGACAatgttaataaaatagtaaagtgatgttttaatcatttttaaatatgtaatatttattatttgtaaaCCCTATTATCTTAATCTAAAGAGtgattaatgttttttttttctcaaatgaCTAAATAACTGTAGAAGAACCAGATGTCCTATTTATATACTCACCCCGTGCTGCATGTGACCACCCTTCGTACTATGCCAAGTAAATAAATTCAACATTCACAATGGAACAGAcccaaaaattaaatataaatcaacATTCGTAATGACTTAAAATTTCCGTTAAAATAGCTACTATCCTAATGTTTATCTAAATCCAATAATAAGTGGAGTTGAAATTGACAATGAATGGCACACAAGAGGAGAGGATAAAGAATACAGGGGTCCGTCACCATTACAATAGTCACGCATGGAATGTGGATCTGCTGTCACTTTGATAATTCAATCTGTGTCGAGCCTTCAATAATCAGATTCTAACATGACAGTGTAGGGGGCCACTACTCCATCCCATTCCATCTAATTATATTGTCCCAAATCCCTCTTCTTTCCTTCTGATATTCAATGTTGACGtgcttgtttattttttatgttactatctttattttatttacgaTATGGTCACTATTCTATTTGCTTTTTAATTCAAAGGGAGCTACTACGGTTCAATTATTTCTCCCCCATACCCAATCATACCATCACATAATACGTAAAACTGGAAATTGCGTTACATATATAAATAGAGATGCACACGGTGAAATCCAACTGTGACAGTAATAGCTAGGAACATATTTAATGTGTTGTGTCCAAATCCAAATTTTGACGTGGGGCCTCCACTATAGACTATACCATTGAGTAGTGTCTTACAAAGGAAAAGTGAGAAAGACAGAAAATAATACATCTAAAGAATATTACCAACAATAAAAACAAAGGAGAGGCTGAGTTGTAGACACTATACTAAATTAACATCTCACATTAATTAAGATGGGTCTTGGAAAATGCTTGATATGGCCGTCCGATTGGAGGTTCATGTTGATTCATCACCCAAGAGCTTGTGATCGTTCTACACTTTGTCCTTACCTTAATTGACCTTATAAGGATGGATCATGATGAGGGTTAATGAGTGATTAATTGAATGAATCAGATCTAACCATTTCAAGTGATTATTCAATAATTGCGTTAGAGGTTCAATTCAAcagcacatttttatttttatttaagaaaataaaggaaagaaaagaaagaagcaaCCTATTACGTGTGTCATGTTTAAGCAATAGTCCAGAGAGAACACTATCATTGtcttttttatctctttttctttttggttgaaATACGCACTATTGGATTCTGCACAGTCTTTTTTATCTCGAAACCACGTAGAGATCCCAAACAAAATAACTAGATATATATACTCGTGCCCCCGCAAAATTCAACATTCCTCACCTTTCTTCTCCTTTTAATCCCCCTTTTTTATTGAACTATGTGTTAtgaattttctttcctttatcaCAAATTAAATAATCTCCCTCCCTTATTTTACTTTTCTATCTCCATTTTGTTCTCACTAGTTTGCTTAGACAATGATAAATTCAAAGTATTCTTATGCCTTCTATTCCCCGTTAACTTTATTTGTTGGGACCATATACATGAACTAATGCCATGACAATAAGAGAATTTATTGGAGAAAATTTTAGAACGctgatcaaataaaaataaatcaattaagGTGAAATATCCGCATATACTACAGTATTAGGCTATAAACCAAATCCCATTGTAGATATCTTCAACATGGTACGGTCAACATCACCCCAAACTAGCCAACCCCGACATACTCGGTGGTGATAGTTTAATTTAGGGTAGAAACTTAGATGAAGTCAGTGAAGTTAATACTTAGGAgccattagatgatttgactgtgTTGACTAAATTTTTCATCTAACGGCAGGTATCAACTTCACAACTGAGTTTCAccttaatttagtttttattttctattatctATTAGTAATAGTAAAATAAGAATTCATGTAATTCTTCTTGGCTAAAAATAATGTTATGTTCGTTATTGGATTACCTACtacaacaatatataattatatattaaaaaaaaagaatgcaaCAAAATTTAAGGCAGATGCACATATgtagagaaaaaaaaagggaataaaGTCAATGAATGACAACCTTTAATAAGGTGGGGAGAAAGCACATGCAGTAGTGAAGAGGCTTTTGTGCGTGTGTGTCTCTCGCGTGCTGAAGCAAGATCCACAACAACAAAATATTAGTTTTACTGAGGCAATAGATTTctcaaactcaagtggcatgTTCTTTATTTAATCACATCCTACTCTCAACATATTTTGTCTTATACTATGTTTCTTGTATATAACTCATCAATCTGATCTCATCTAAGCAAACAAACAAGATTTCCAAGGTATAGGTGGccggttttattttattttgtgaaaaaaaaaaaagactataaaagttaaaaatttaataaacttAACATAGCATATATAGGTCAGGTAAGGACATTGTGTTAGGTGAGTATAGATAGATATAATAATTTGCTAACAGAATATTACTAGATTTCATTAGTTATTGGGATGTAAATTTATCATAGTTTTTGTTGTTGTAAACAGTTGTAGGATCGGATGAGATCTCTTGTTGCTGAGGAAAACtggttgatgtggtgtcattgaCTCGACTCTGTTTGATTGAGATGAGATGGCTGTACAAACTTTGTGATGCTTCCGAGAAAAAAGATGGAAACGAATTTTGCACTCTCAAAGCCATTGACATATCACCCAACAAAACCTTTCTTTTTAAGAGCTTGTGAAAGCAAAAGATTATTGACACTGCTACCCTCTCCTTATTAATTCCTTTTCTTTATTTGCTTGTCACTTGTCATAGCCAGAAAATTGAATTATTGCTAATTGACCCTTTTCTTTTGAAAGTTTGGATAAAGAAATGCCAGTCCAATCTTATGATAATGATGTTTAACCTCACTGAAAGGCCCTTCTCTGTGTGAAGTTGATTTGATAGATTTTCAACAAGAATGGTTCATATGTtacattattttgaaaatattgtaaGATCGCAAGTAATCACCATTCACCAGGATACTCAAATTCAATTGAAAGAGAGAAAGTAAGAAAAATATTTGGATACTGGAGATACAGAAAAGGATGGTATTACAGCTGGATTGTTCATTGTATGGTTACTTTTTGCCATAATTGCAATACAAACACCAATTTAACGAGGTCAACACCTCAATAAATAACCCTTCCTACTTTCGTTACTTAATATGTAAGTGTGGCCGACAACATGTTTCTCCCATCACATGCAAAACAAAAATTCATTCCCATGCTCcctctctttctattttttcatattGAGAACGATAATTAGTGAAATACATACACTTTTGTTATAGTTAATTAGTCAATTAATGTGCTTGTGAATTGGTCAAGTAATTCAAGAATCCCCTTAGAAAGATGGTACGTGGTTAATTATTACTACAGCAAGTAATTATATAGAAGAAGAGTAATTAAAGAAGTGCTAAATGAAATGGGATGAGTTGGGAGGGTTTAATAGAGTCCTATTCTTCTTAGGTTCCGGTGAGGATGAGAGGGAAGAaacattgttgttattattattattattagcaagtAGTAGAGGCCATGAATCATTGGAGCTATCATCAGAGGCAGAGGTAAACGACACATCCATGACGCCGTTTGGACTATCTGGAACCCATCCAAACTTGCGTTTCTTGTTCCCCTGTTCCCATATCAGCTTCAAGCATTCATCCACCTTCTCTTTCTTCGTTCCAAGAATGCGTACCACCTGGTTTCGCTGCTCCACGCTATTCAACACGTGCATCATTGTGGCAGTTGCCACCACAGAAGGAAGGTAACTCATGAACCTGCTATCTGcatagaaattaattaattaattcaagatTATATTCATCAGCGCATGAGTAGTAATTAGTAATTACCTGGAAGGGTCGATAGAAGAAGGGATTGGGATCTGGTGAAGAAGTCGTTGGAGTTGAATAATCCAAGTCTTCGTGTGATATAGTCGAGAAAAGAGAGAGGAGTGACGGGATTCATCTTCCATCGGAGAGTTGAAAGCACCAAAATCTCCATCCTTTTGATGGTTTTGGCTTCGAACACGTATCTGCAATCCTCCACCTACACACATAATAAGCGTTAAGAAGAATAATTGATGAGCATTGCAAGAAGGGAGAAAACATACTTGGAGGTCTAGTAAGTGGGGGAGATGAGTCTCTTCAAGCTTGGCAGCGAGTGAGAGAGAAGCGACGGCAGCCAGCTGAGTCATCCATGGCTTATTGAGATTGTTAATGGAGGAGAAAGTGAAGAGGAACCTGTGAAGGTAGTTGGCGGCAAGAAGAGAAGTGAGAGGAGAGAAGGAGTA
This region of Arachis hypogaea cultivar Tifrunner chromosome 8, arahy.Tifrunner.gnm2.J5K5, whole genome shotgun sequence genomic DNA includes:
- the LOC112706475 gene encoding cyclin-D3-3, encoding MAPYHLQDALYCSEEEDELEQDEGSGLVEGDMFWDDEELAWMLAREEQHTTHTPLCFQLESARREAVEWILKVSSHYSFSPLTSLLAANYLHRFLFTFSSINNLNKPWMTQLAAVASLSLAAKLEETHLPHLLDLQVEDCRYVFEAKTIKRMEILVLSTLRWKMNPVTPLSFLDYITRRLGLFNSNDFFTRSQSLLLSTLPDSRFMSYLPSVVATATMMHVLNSVEQRNQVVRILGTKKEKVDECLKLIWEQGNKKRKFGWVPDSPNGVMDVSFTSASDDSSNDSWPLLLANNNNNNNNVSSLSSSPEPKKNRTLLNPPNSSHFI